The Verrucomicrobiia bacterium region GACGTCATCACGGCCGAGGACGGCCCGTCCGCCCTCGCCGCCACGCGCATCCAACGCCCCGACCTGATTCTGCTCGATCTCGAATTCCCGCCGGATCCAACCATGACCTGGGACGGATTCCGCCTCATGGAATGGCTGCAACGCGCCGAACCGCGGCCCATCCCGGTGATCCTTTTTACCGGCTGCCAGGACAAGGACCTCTCCGAACGTGCGGCGCTCGCCGGAGCCACGGGCTTTTTCCAAAAGCCCCTGCTGTTCGGACCGCTGTTCGCGCTGATTCAATGGCAGCTCAACGGCAAATCATCCGGCCGGGAACAATCCTCGCCCGGCGCGGCCTGAATCACATCGCCGGAACAAATTTGACATCGACCGGTGCCCCGACGGAACGCACCTGCTGTGTCGGCTCAAGGTGTCCCGAAGTTGCAGCAACGCGGAAGACCGTGACCGTTGCCGATTTCTGGTTCGCCACAATCAGCCACCGGCCGGAGGGATCGAGCCCCATGCCGCGCGGCACCTCGCCGCCGCTGTCCACATCCGTCTCCCAACTCAGCCGCCCGTCTGCCGGCGCCACGCGCAGCACCGCTATCCGGTTCAATCCCCGCACTGATGCGTAAATAAACCGGCCGTCCGGACGAACGATGATTTCCGCGCCCGTAAACGCATCCGCATGTTTCACCCCGGGCGGCAGCAGGGAAAGGGTCTGGCGCAGTGCCAGCGTTCCCGTGGCCGCCTGCCACGCAAAGACCGTCACGGTGCAGGCCATTTCGTTGATGACGTAGGCGGTTTTGCCGTCTGGACTGAACGCGATGTGCCGCGGACCGGAACCGGGCGGCACGGCGGCGAAGGCCGGTTCGTTGGGTGTCAATGCGCCATCGGCCGCATTGATGCCGTAAACGCGCACCTCATCCGTTCCCAGATCGCACGCGAGGACGAACTGTCCACCCGGCGCCGTCACCGCCGCATGCACATGCGGCCCCGCCTGTCGCCGCTCGTTCACGCTGTGCCCGTGATGCTGCACCACGGTGCCCGCGCGCAATCGCCCGTCCGCCGCGACATGAAAGGATTTGAGGCTTCCGCTGTTGTAGTTCGCCACCAGCACAACCCGGCCGGCGGCATCCACGCTCACATGACACGGCCCCACGCCGCCCGAAGATTCCTGCTCGCGCAACGTAAGCCGGCCCGTGTGCTGGTCCACCGCGAACACGCTGACCGCGCC contains the following coding sequences:
- a CDS encoding lactonase family protein, producing the protein VAVALSGAPGVWARDAWVYFGTFTNALSRGIYVAKLDGTTGALSAPELAAAVPNPNFLAVSPNGHWLYAATRAESTNGAVSVFAVDQHTGRLTLREQESSGGVGPCHVSVDAAGRVVLVANYNSGSLKSFHVAADGRLRAGTVVQHHGHSVNERRQAGPHVHAAVTAPGGQFVLACDLGTDEVRVYGINAADGALTPNEPAFAAVPPGSGPRHIAFSPDGKTAYVINEMACTVTVFAWQAATGTLALRQTLSLLPPGVKHADAFTGAEIIVRPDGRFIYASVRGLNRIAVLRVAPADGRLSWETDVDSGGEVPRGMGLDPSGRWLIVANQKSATVTVFRVAATSGHLEPTQQVRSVGAPVDVKFVPAM
- a CDS encoding response regulator — protein: MKLKLNLVSGNRWKPLPTTSAVRTLAGAGGTTTTSTHAQPGTRRILVVDDDAVVRKTTEMKLRAEGYDVITAEDGPSALAATRIQRPDLILLDLEFPPDPTMTWDGFRLMEWLQRAEPRPIPVILFTGCQDKDLSERAALAGATGFFQKPLLFGPLFALIQWQLNGKSSGREQSSPGAA